ATAACTCACACCATTTCCACCACTATAAACTACTCCATCATAAGTCTTACTATCATTAATTGCCGCCACTGTCAATGCCGCTTTACCTATACTCAAACTGCCATCAACATAAGTAATAGTATAGTTAGCAGCAGATAAACCTGATGGTGAAATCACATAATTGCCCGCATTCACTACACCCTGGGAAGAACCACTATAACTCAAGGTACCAGTTAAAACTCCTGCATTCTCACTATTCACAAACCCATTATAACTCACTCCATTCCCTCCACTATAACTAACTCCATCATAAGTCTTACTATCATCCATTGCCGTTACCGTCAATGCCGCTTTACCTATACTCAAACTACCATCAACATAAGTAATAGTATAGTTAGCAGCAGATAAACCTGATGGAGAAATCACATAATTGCCCGCATTCACTGCGCCCTGCGAACTACTACTATAAGTCAATGTACCAGTTAACACACCCGCATTCTCACTATTTACAAACCCACTATAACTCACCCCGTTTCCTCCACTATAACCCACTCCATCATACGTCTTCGTAGCATTATCCGCCGTCACGGTCAATGCCGCTTTACCTATACTTAAACTACCATCAACATAAGTAATAGTATAGTTAGCAGCAGATAAACCCGATGGAGAAATCACATAATTACCCACATTCACTGCACCCTGTGAATTACCACTATAAGACAGCGTACCAGTTAAAACTCCTGCAGTCTCACTATTCACAAACCCACTGTAACTCGCCCCGTTTCCTCCACTATAACCCACTCCATCATAAATCTTCGTAGCATCATCCGCCGTCACCGTCAATGCCGCCTTATTCACCGTCACTGTGAAAGTCTTATTAGGTGCCGAAGCATAATCACCATTGCCTGCCTGGCTGGCTGTTATTGTTACCACTCCTGCTTTCAATATTTTTATCTTCCATTTATTACCATCTGCCACATCTATATAAGGATTAGCAATTGTAGCATCAGAAGACTGCAATGTAACCGCCAAACCTGAAGACGCACTTGCCACCGGCTCGAAATCCGGGTCTCCATAAGTTTTAACAGCATCCGCCACGGTGATTGTCTGGCTCAATGGCGCCTTATATTCATAAGCGCCCATATCAATAATTCCCCCACCCGAATAGTTATTAACACGTGGGTTCCCTATTATATCCTTCGAGGAAGCACTCAAGCCAGTAAACAAACTATTACTCCCCTGATCTGCCACCGGGCTACCACTACCCAAAGCGTAATTCCCACTTGTGAACGGTGCAGAAGTATAAGAAGGTGAATTCGCAAACAATGGATCAGCACCAGGTAAGACATGGTTGGCTGGATTACCGGATGAACCCTGATCCATACTATAGTCAATTGTATAAGTGCCCATGCTGGAAATACCGCTACTATTCCCGTAAATAATTGAATTCCTGATAGTACCGTTACCTCCTATTGAAAAAAATATAGCTGCCAAACCACCAGTAGCATTATTTCCAGCCACTGTCACATTGGTGAATACGACAGTTGCATTATAAATGAAAGCACCACTGCCACTTGCACTTACTATGTTACCACTCATTACACAATTGGTTAACACAGCATTTGAACCGGATAAGATATAAATTCCTCCGCCTGCAAGCGCCGAATTCCCGGAAAAAATTACGTTTGATATAACAGGTCCGGCATTTAAAACAATCATACCCCCTCCCACATAACGATATACAGCATTGCCATTTACCGCTAAACTAGCAATACTTGAATTATCTGCAGATGATCCGTATGAAAGCGTAAATCCATCCAGCTTTGCAGTACCTACAGCACCAGCAGCTACCATTACGTGATACGCATTGTCTGTATAAACGTTCTTCGTACCCAGATCCCCACTCAATATGGTTTTATTGGCGGTCAATGAAAGATCACGATCGCTCAATGCAGTTTCAGTTCCCGCAAATCCACCATACAGGTTCACATTTTTCACCATCACAAATGCCTTATCCCTATTATCCATGCTGGCGAAATCCGCAGCATACAATGGATACCAGGTTCCTCCGGCTACCCATATCTCTTTTACAGTACCAGCAGGCAACGTTGTAGCAGCTTTCAAGGCGTCGGCCACTTCTCCCAGGGCATTTGCCCAACTACTTCCATCCCCTCCTCCGCCAGCTTTTACGTATAAAATGCCATTCCCATCCGGGGTCTGCGCATAACTATTAATAATAAAAAGAAAACAAAAAACAAAGAAGCTTAAAAATTTATTCATTAAACAGGCAATTAGGGACGGCTTTATAATAATTTAATAACGGGGGGTTAATCCCACCAGCCTCTCAAAAACACTGGTAATCAACTGAAATCTTCTCTTAATGGCAGTTTACGTTACTCCGAGCGGCGAAATTAATCTTTCTTTGATAAATTTACAATCACACATAGTGACCAGAAGTACTTAAAAATATTTTCTCTCTCAATAGTTACTCACCTCATTTCACGTGTCTTTATATCAAATGGACAAAAAGGATCTTTCATCACTCTTAAAAAAATACCAGCAAGGCAACTGCACCAAAGAAGAAGAAGCACTTCTCTTTGGCTGGCTCGATGCCCTGGAAGCAGAGGCCTCCGCAGAAGTAGCTCCCCTAAAGTCTACCGACATGGATGCCATCAAAGCCGCTATGATGGAAGAGATGCCAATCCTTTCCACACAAAAGAGGCGATATACCTGGCTCAAAGCTGCTGCCGTCTTACTACCATTAATAGCAGGCACTTATTTTCTCTGGCCGCGCCAGCAAAAATTACAATTAACCGCTGACTGGCACACCATCAGCAACTCCAGTCATCACATTCAAAAATGCTATCTGCCCGATAGCTCCGTTGTATATCTCGGTGCCTATAGCACCCTCCAATATAATAGCTCCAGGAAAGTAATATTAAAAGAAGGAAAAGCTTTCTTCGATGTCAGGACCAATCCTGCACAAGCATTTATCGTAACTGATGCCAGCGGTGTGCGCACCACCGTTCTCGGCACCTCTTTCATAGCTGAATACAATAATAAAGTATCCCGTATCGCTGTAGCCACAGGAAAAGTAAGTGTACAAAGCGGTACCCGCAAAACTGTGCTGACACCCGATCAACGCATTACCTGCAGCAAGGGAAACGTGATCAGAGATGTCATCTCCTCCGCCGATCTATTAGCATGGGCAAAAGGAGAAATCATCCTGCGCAATGCCTCTATCTATGACCTGGTACTGGCTATCAGGGAACATTACGGCATCACCGCCACTACCAAACTGGATACGAAAAAAGGTAGCTATAACCTCCGCATCTCTGACAAAATGCCTTTGCCGGCACTATTGGAAGTGGTGGAGAAAATATCGTATAAGCCAAAAATTCATTTCAAACTACAGCAGGATCAACTGAGCATTGAGTAGCAGGACGCTGTAGCAAACAAAGCCTTTATCATAGTTCAAATGGAACCGGTGTCACACACCAGTCAGGGGATTTTTTTGCCCTAAAAAACGCCTTAACAAACACTATATATGCACACAGACAAAGCACTTTTCTCAACCCGCGTCAAACACGCATTCGCAGCCACCATGGCCCTGCTATTGCTGGTTACCTCCGCCATGGCACGGCCATCTACCACCAGGCAGGAACTGCACAAAATGCTACAACGTTTCCAGGTACAACAAGGTAGCCTCTCTTCTGCCCTCAAACAACTGGAATCTGCAGCAAAGATCAGTCTTGCCTACGACGAAGATGCACTCAGAAAAGTGCAGGTCCACGCGAACACCTATCGCAAAACTGCTGTTGTAGCCATCCTCCAGGACCTCCTCAGCCAGTCTTCTTTAAAATTCGAAGAACGCTACAACACCATCTTAATTTATGACAGCGTTGCGACCCAGGCCCGCAATGGCCTCCAGCAGCAAGCTGCCGCCGACATCACCATCACCGGTGCTGTCTCTGACAAAAGCGGTCCACTCATCGGCGCTACCGTTTTCATTAAAGGTACCACCACCGGCACACACACCGATGCCAGTGGTCACTTCAAACTCAACGTACCTGAAAACGCTACCATCACCATTACCATGATCGGCTACAAATCAGCCGAGATCTCCGTCGGCGCTGAACGTCATTTCAATGTCGTATTACAGGAAAACAGTCTGAACCTGAACCAGCTCGTTGTTGTAGGTTACGGTACCCAGCGAAAAGCCACTGTTACCGGAGCCATCGCTGATGTTCAACTGGATAAACTGTCTTCCCGCTCTCTCAACGATGCCACCGAAGCCCTCCAGGGTAAAGCTCCCGGTGTAATCGTAGCGAACAACGGTGGAGACCCAACGGCTACGCCTAAGGTATACGTTCGTGGTTTAGGTGGTATCAACGGCGAGGAACCACTTTACATCGTAGATGGTTCCATCTACACCGGTGGTCCTATCAACCCCAACGATATCGAATCTATGAACGTACTGAAGGACGCCTCTGCTGCTATTTATGGTGCACGTGCTTCCGGTGGGGTTATCCTCATCACCACCAAGAAAGGTAAATCCGGTACTGCTACTGTAACTGTAGACGCTAAAACAGGCTGGCAATGGGCTGCTAAGAAACTCGACGTACTCACCGCCAAAGAATTTGCAGACGTTGAAAACACCGCCTACGATGCTGCTGGTATCCCACGCGCCAAAGCTTTCAATGCTGATCTGTATCCTGATGGACAAATCACCCGTACTGACTGGCAGGATGCCATTTTCCGCACCGGCAAAATCCAGGACTATAACATCGGTGCAAACGGTGGTACTGAAAAAAGCCACTACTACATGGGCTTCGGTTATCGCAAAAACGATGGCATTCTTATCAATACTAACAGCGAACGTTATACGTTTCGTCTCAATACCGATGCACAGATCAGACCATGGTTAAAAGTAGGTGAAAACATGAGCTACACCTACACCGATGGAAATGGCGCGAATACCACCAGTCCTTATACGGGTATCATCTTCACCGCCCTGGGTTATCCACGCAATATCACGCCCTATACTGCTACCGGTGCTTTCAGTGGCTTCCCTACTGAATACGCCGGTTCTTATGGTGACCTTGCCAACCCTCTTGCTACCCTGATGCGCCTGGATGACAGGAACCCTGTCAACAAAATTAACATCAACCCATACGCTGAATTAACACTGACCAAAGACCTGAGCTTCCGTTCTAACTTCAGCGTAACCAAGTCTTTCAGCGATCGCAAAACCTTTACGACCCGTGTACTGGAAATCGGTAAGATCAACAAGAACAACTCACTGTATGAATCGATGGAGAATTATTCTGACATCCTTTCCGAACAGACTTTGAATTATACACATCATTTCGGTCTGCACAACATCAATGCTGTTGCTGGTTATACTTATCAACACCATACCTATACATACCTGACCGCTAATGCTAACTCCTTCAGCGACGAGCGGGATGCTTATCGTTATTTTGACAATGCTGGTTCATGGACCAAGCCACAAAGTGGCATCCAGGAAGATGCTGTTGAATCTTTCCTGGCGCGTGTAAACTATGATTACAATACAAAATATCTCTTCACCATTCTGGGTCGTCGTGATGGCAGTTCCCGTGTAGCTGCTCAGAACCGTTACCAGAATTACTATTCCCTTTCTGGTGGCTGGGTGCTTTCCAACGAAGATTTCATGAAGAATATTAAATGGCTAAGCGTTGCCAAACTCCGTGCCAGCTATGGTGTACTGGGTAACCTGGGTACCGTTCCTACGAATGCACTCAACGTAAACCTGGCAAGTGTAGCAGTGTATACAGGCGCTGAAGGAACCCTCACTTCAGGTTTGGCAGAAGATGCGCTCTCCAATCCCAACCTGAAATGGGCTGAATCTAATCAGGTGAACTTTGGTACTGACCTCGCATTCTTCGAAAACCACCTGTCTTTAACTGCTGATTACTTTGTCAAGACTACCAATAAAATGGTAATGCGGCCAAATCCACCGGGTACTGCAGGTGTAAACAATGGTATGTACCAGAACATGGGGCAGGCACGTGACAATGGTATTGAACTCGGCCTGAACTACAATGGTAAGGTCGGTAAAGATTTTACATTCGGTGTAGGTGGTACCCTGACCAAAGTAAGCAACAAACTCCTGTCACTGACTACAGGTCTGCCAGAAGTAGTAGACGTATCAAAGGTGAACGTGCGTAGCTCACTCACCCCGCTGGTTACACGTGTAGGTAATCCTCAGTATTCCTTTAACGTGATCAAAACTGCTGGTATCTTCCAGTCACAACAGGAAGTGGATAACTACGTAGGACCCGATGGCGTGACTAAGATCCAGCCATTTGCAAAAGCAGGCGACCGTAAGTTCGTAGACAAAAACGGTGATGGTAAAATTGACAACAATGACCGTCAGATCGTAGGTAGCTTCTATCCGGGCTTTACCTATGGTATCACCCTGAATGCAAACTACAAGAACTTCGACCTGAACATCTTTGCACAGGGTGTACAGGGCAACAAGATCTTCAATGCACTGAAATATACCAATATGAACCCCAGCATTGGTACAAACTACAATATGCTGAAAGGCATCCTGGATGCCTGGACTCCTACCCACACCAATACAGATGTAACACGTATTATCTCCAACGACCAGAACGGTAACTATGGTAATACATCCGATTGGTATATTGAAGATGGTTCATACCTGCGTATCAAGAACGTAACATTGGGTTATACACTGCCATTGCAGTGGACCAATGCAGCAAAGATCGGTGCGGTACGTATTTACGCTACTGCGAACAACCTGTTTACCATCACCAAATACAAAGGATACGATCCTGAAGTAGGTATGGATAATTTTGGTATCGACGTAGCCCGCTACCCACAATCTAAAAGCTTTTTACTGGGCTTAAATGTAAACTTCTAATCAAGGTAATTAATACAACAATAATGAAACGTCTTATATATTTATCATTGTCCATCGTCCTGCTCGCGGCTTGTAACAAGAAGCTGGAAATTACACCGAAAGGTACGCCCACCAGTGGTAACTTCTGGCAAACCAGCGATGATGCTGTTTCCGGGGCGAACGCCATGTACTCCGAGTTTGACGATGAAAACTTCTATGGCCGTGGTTACTGGTGGTTTATCAACGCCAGTGATGACATGGTGACCGGTCGCGTAAAAGCGGAAGGTGATAATATCAAGAATTTTAACAGCAATTTCATCGGGGGATCTTATACCGAAGGTCAGTGGAAGATGCGTTACATTGTGATCAAACGTGCAAACGATGTGATCAGGCATGTACCTGGCATCGACATGTCTGCATCACTGAAAAACCGTCTCATCGGTGAAGCTTACTTCCTCAGTGGTCTCATGTACTTTGAACTGGCTTATACCTATGGAGATGCCCGTGCAGGGGTGCCAATCGTAA
This window of the Chitinophaga sancti genome carries:
- a CDS encoding FecR family protein, which gives rise to MSLYQMDKKDLSSLLKKYQQGNCTKEEEALLFGWLDALEAEASAEVAPLKSTDMDAIKAAMMEEMPILSTQKRRYTWLKAAAVLLPLIAGTYFLWPRQQKLQLTADWHTISNSSHHIQKCYLPDSSVVYLGAYSTLQYNSSRKVILKEGKAFFDVRTNPAQAFIVTDASGVRTTVLGTSFIAEYNNKVSRIAVATGKVSVQSGTRKTVLTPDQRITCSKGNVIRDVISSADLLAWAKGEIILRNASIYDLVLAIREHYGITATTKLDTKKGSYNLRISDKMPLPALLEVVEKISYKPKIHFKLQQDQLSIE
- a CDS encoding SusC/RagA family TonB-linked outer membrane protein, with the protein product MHTDKALFSTRVKHAFAATMALLLLVTSAMARPSTTRQELHKMLQRFQVQQGSLSSALKQLESAAKISLAYDEDALRKVQVHANTYRKTAVVAILQDLLSQSSLKFEERYNTILIYDSVATQARNGLQQQAAADITITGAVSDKSGPLIGATVFIKGTTTGTHTDASGHFKLNVPENATITITMIGYKSAEISVGAERHFNVVLQENSLNLNQLVVVGYGTQRKATVTGAIADVQLDKLSSRSLNDATEALQGKAPGVIVANNGGDPTATPKVYVRGLGGINGEEPLYIVDGSIYTGGPINPNDIESMNVLKDASAAIYGARASGGVILITTKKGKSGTATVTVDAKTGWQWAAKKLDVLTAKEFADVENTAYDAAGIPRAKAFNADLYPDGQITRTDWQDAIFRTGKIQDYNIGANGGTEKSHYYMGFGYRKNDGILINTNSERYTFRLNTDAQIRPWLKVGENMSYTYTDGNGANTTSPYTGIIFTALGYPRNITPYTATGAFSGFPTEYAGSYGDLANPLATLMRLDDRNPVNKININPYAELTLTKDLSFRSNFSVTKSFSDRKTFTTRVLEIGKINKNNSLYESMENYSDILSEQTLNYTHHFGLHNINAVAGYTYQHHTYTYLTANANSFSDERDAYRYFDNAGSWTKPQSGIQEDAVESFLARVNYDYNTKYLFTILGRRDGSSRVAAQNRYQNYYSLSGGWVLSNEDFMKNIKWLSVAKLRASYGVLGNLGTVPTNALNVNLASVAVYTGAEGTLTSGLAEDALSNPNLKWAESNQVNFGTDLAFFENHLSLTADYFVKTTNKMVMRPNPPGTAGVNNGMYQNMGQARDNGIELGLNYNGKVGKDFTFGVGGTLTKVSNKLLSLTTGLPEVVDVSKVNVRSSLTPLVTRVGNPQYSFNVIKTAGIFQSQQEVDNYVGPDGVTKIQPFAKAGDRKFVDKNGDGKIDNNDRQIVGSFYPGFTYGITLNANYKNFDLNIFAQGVQGNKIFNALKYTNMNPSIGTNYNMLKGILDAWTPTHTNTDVTRIISNDQNGNYGNTSDWYIEDGSYLRIKNVTLGYTLPLQWTNAAKIGAVRIYATANNLFTITKYKGYDPEVGMDNFGIDVARYPQSKSFLLGLNVNF